One region of Mycolicibacterium insubricum genomic DNA includes:
- a CDS encoding cold-shock protein produces the protein MPQGTVKWFNAEKGFGFIAPEDGSADVFVHYTEIQGSGFRTLEENQRVEFEVGQSPKGPQATGVRPL, from the coding sequence ATGCCACAGGGAACTGTGAAGTGGTTCAACGCCGAAAAGGGCTTCGGGTTCATTGCGCCTGAGGACGGCTCCGCCGACGTTTTCGTCCACTACACGGAGATCCAGGGGTCGGGCTTCCGCACCCTGGAAGAGAACCAGCGCGTCGAGTTTGAGGTCGGCCAGAGCCCCAAGGGCCCGCAGGCCACCGGCGTTCGCCCCCTCTGA
- a CDS encoding DEAD/DEAH box helicase: MNFGDELLATLRRGVPGAAVPAQLDGEDPIRHIAQLPAATGRTAAWPWWAPPQVVDAFTDRGIAVPWSHQARAADLAHDGRHVVISTGTASGKSLAYQLPIMSALVADPTARALYLAPTKALGHDQLATAHRLCAAVPDLADAAPSAYDGDCSDELRRFARERSRWVFTNPDMIHLGMLRNHPRWSVFLRGLRYLVVDECHYYRGVFGSNVAMVLRRLLRLAARYGATPTVVFASATTAEPGRSAAELIGEHVEEVGDDGSPHGARTVALWEPPLRTDITGENGAPLRRPAGTEAAAMMAELVAEGARTLTFVRSRRGAELTALATRTRLADIAPELVPTVASYRAGYLAEDRRELERGLADGTLRGLATTNALELGVDISGLDAVLLAGFPGTVTSFWQQAGRSGRRGQSSLIVLVARDDPLDTYLVHHPAALLDKPIERVVIDPANPYVLGPQLLCAATELPVTEAEVRGWAADAVVDELVDDGLLRHRSGRYFPTPGPDPHPGVDIRGSAGGQIAILETGTGRLLGSVSADRAPATVHPGAVYLHQGEIYLVDDLDFADGIAFVHAEDPGYNTSAREVTDIEVTGFGERREFDGVCLGLVPVTVSHRVTGYLRRTPAGEVLDFVELDMPIQTLPTFAVVYTIDPELLAGAGLDALRTPGSLHAAEHAAIGLLPLLASCDRGDIGGLSTAIGPMDGLPTVFVYDGYPGGAGFAERGYQRAADWLRATAEAIEACGCPAGCPSCVQSPKCGNGNDPLDKAGAVAVLRLVLGRISV; encoded by the coding sequence GTGAACTTCGGCGACGAATTGCTCGCGACCCTGCGCCGCGGCGTTCCCGGCGCGGCCGTTCCCGCGCAGCTCGATGGCGAGGACCCGATCCGCCACATCGCCCAGCTGCCCGCCGCCACCGGGCGCACCGCGGCCTGGCCGTGGTGGGCCCCGCCGCAGGTGGTGGACGCCTTCACCGACCGCGGGATCGCCGTCCCCTGGTCGCATCAGGCCCGCGCCGCCGACCTCGCGCATGACGGCCGGCACGTAGTGATCTCCACCGGCACCGCGTCGGGCAAATCCCTGGCCTACCAACTGCCGATCATGAGCGCACTGGTCGCCGACCCCACCGCCCGCGCGCTGTACCTGGCACCGACCAAGGCACTGGGCCACGATCAGCTGGCCACCGCGCACCGGCTGTGCGCGGCGGTGCCAGACCTGGCCGACGCCGCACCGAGCGCCTACGACGGCGACTGCTCCGACGAGCTCCGCCGGTTCGCCCGTGAGCGGTCCCGCTGGGTGTTCACCAACCCGGACATGATCCACCTGGGCATGCTGCGCAACCACCCGCGCTGGTCGGTGTTCCTGCGCGGGCTGCGCTATCTCGTCGTCGACGAATGTCACTACTACCGCGGCGTTTTCGGGTCGAACGTGGCGATGGTGCTGCGCCGGCTGCTGCGGCTGGCCGCCCGCTACGGCGCCACCCCGACCGTCGTGTTCGCCAGCGCCACCACCGCCGAACCTGGCCGCAGCGCCGCCGAGCTGATCGGCGAGCACGTCGAGGAGGTCGGTGACGACGGCTCCCCGCACGGTGCGCGCACCGTCGCACTGTGGGAGCCGCCGCTGCGCACCGACATCACCGGGGAGAACGGGGCGCCGCTGCGACGCCCGGCCGGCACTGAGGCCGCGGCGATGATGGCCGAACTGGTCGCCGAGGGTGCGCGCACCCTGACCTTCGTCCGGTCGCGGCGGGGCGCCGAGCTCACCGCGCTGGCCACCCGGACCCGGTTGGCCGACATCGCGCCGGAGCTGGTGCCCACGGTGGCCTCCTACCGGGCCGGCTACCTGGCCGAGGACCGCCGAGAGCTGGAACGCGGGCTGGCCGACGGGACCCTGCGCGGCCTGGCCACCACCAACGCCCTGGAACTCGGCGTCGACATCTCCGGGCTGGACGCGGTGCTGCTGGCCGGCTTTCCCGGCACCGTCACATCGTTCTGGCAGCAGGCCGGCCGCAGCGGGCGGCGCGGCCAGAGTTCGCTGATCGTGCTGGTCGCCCGCGACGACCCGCTGGACACCTACCTGGTGCACCATCCCGCCGCACTGCTGGACAAGCCGATCGAGCGGGTGGTGATCGACCCGGCCAACCCGTACGTACTCGGCCCGCAGCTGTTGTGCGCGGCGACCGAGCTGCCGGTGACCGAGGCGGAGGTGCGCGGGTGGGCGGCCGACGCCGTCGTCGACGAACTGGTCGACGACGGGTTGCTGCGGCACCGCTCGGGGCGCTACTTCCCCACCCCGGGTCCCGACCCGCATCCGGGGGTGGACATCCGCGGGTCGGCCGGCGGGCAGATCGCCATCCTGGAGACCGGAACCGGGCGGCTGCTCGGCAGCGTCAGCGCCGACCGCGCCCCGGCGACGGTGCACCCGGGTGCGGTCTATTTGCACCAGGGCGAGATCTATCTGGTCGACGACCTGGATTTCGCGGACGGCATCGCATTCGTACACGCCGAGGACCCCGGCTACAACACCTCGGCCCGCGAAGTCACCGACATCGAGGTCACCGGGTTCGGGGAGCGCCGCGAGTTCGACGGCGTGTGCCTGGGCCTGGTGCCGGTGACGGTGTCGCACCGGGTGACCGGCTACCTGCGGCGCACCCCGGCCGGTGAGGTGCTCGACTTCGTCGAACTGGACATGCCGATCCAGACGCTGCCGACGTTCGCCGTCGTCTACACGATCGACCCCGAGCTGCTCGCCGGCGCCGGTCTGGACGCGCTGCGGACCCCGGGGTCGCTGCACGCCGCCGAGCACGCCGCGATCGGGTTGCTGCCGCTGCTGGCCAGCTGCGACCGCGGAGACATCGGCGGGTTGTCGACGGCGATCGGCCCGATGGACGGGTTGCCGACGGTGTTCGTCTACGACGGCTACCCGGGTGGTGCGGGGTTCGCCGAACGCGGCTACCAGCGGGCCGCCGACTGGCTGCGCGCCACCGCGGAGGCCATCGAGGCGTGCGGCTGTCCGGCCGGGTGCCCGTCGTGCGTGCAGTCGCCCAAATGCGGCAACGGCAACGACCCGCTGGACAAGGCGGGGGCGGTCGCGGTGCTGCGCCTGGTACTGGGCCGGATTTCAGTGTGA
- a CDS encoding PAS domain-containing protein, protein MQHNWLLLETLGSEPLVVADGQVPTEPTPVSTYLRRSPHLSALQTAIAETVTTGSPLASITPKQKAVIRTEPTAMGDGRVHGVQLWVGALDEDPPERPIPGPLLWNLTTGVAIDSPAALANRGEDPDAAPVHARAFADDLPIGSPRAGETRLLALILTRTPGETLCENWHLVDRYGASIAVAFVARVVEEEAEDGSMQLIGRGMNWRSDPDTVTDEPETLAERILEGLAMPGQHRALIDLHTGTLLKWLDPPFPGYDWRTHTVHPDDQEALYALADEFGPRGTSRVLRMATYDGGWLPVHITLNRIEIEPGIFAGLLTLRDATPCDEADPPEPTPEP, encoded by the coding sequence ATGCAACACAATTGGTTGCTGTTGGAGACCCTGGGCAGTGAGCCGCTGGTCGTCGCCGATGGCCAGGTTCCCACCGAACCGACTCCGGTCAGCACCTACCTGCGGCGCAGCCCGCACCTCTCGGCGCTGCAGACGGCGATCGCCGAGACGGTCACCACCGGCAGCCCGCTGGCCAGCATCACCCCCAAGCAGAAGGCGGTGATCCGCACCGAGCCGACGGCGATGGGCGACGGCCGGGTGCACGGCGTGCAGCTGTGGGTGGGCGCTCTCGACGAGGATCCGCCCGAGCGACCCATCCCGGGGCCGCTGCTGTGGAACCTGACCACCGGCGTGGCGATCGACAGCCCGGCGGCGCTGGCAAACCGGGGCGAGGATCCCGACGCCGCGCCCGTGCACGCCCGCGCATTCGCCGACGACCTGCCGATCGGCAGCCCGCGCGCCGGCGAGACCCGGCTGCTGGCGCTGATCCTGACCCGCACGCCTGGCGAAACGCTGTGTGAAAACTGGCATCTCGTCGACCGCTACGGCGCGTCCATCGCGGTGGCGTTCGTCGCGCGGGTGGTCGAGGAGGAGGCCGAGGACGGGTCCATGCAGCTGATCGGGCGCGGCATGAACTGGCGCAGCGATCCCGACACGGTGACCGACGAGCCGGAGACCCTCGCCGAGCGCATCCTGGAAGGCCTGGCGATGCCGGGCCAGCACCGCGCGCTGATCGACCTGCACACCGGGACGTTGCTCAAATGGCTCGACCCGCCGTTCCCGGGTTACGACTGGCGCACCCACACCGTGCATCCCGACGACCAGGAGGCGCTGTATGCCCTGGCCGACGAGTTCGGGCCGCGCGGCACGTCGCGGGTGCTGCGCATGGCCACCTACGACGGCGGCTGGCTTCCGGTGCACATCACGCTGAATCGCATCGAGATCGAACCCGGGATCTTCGCCGGGCTGCTCACCCTGCGTGACGCGACCCCGTGCGACGAGGCGGACCCGCCCGAGCCGACGCCCGAGCCGTAG
- a CDS encoding Rv3654c family TadE-like protein produces the protein MATVLAAVMIVALLCVAVLITTLGSAVAARHRAQTAADLGALAGAEALPAGPVIACQRAVAAVAANGASVTDCRVENLDVVLGVQTPVGLAVGNLTTARASARAGPPRRTGSRHAG, from the coding sequence GTGGCGACCGTACTGGCCGCGGTGATGATCGTCGCGCTGCTGTGCGTCGCGGTCCTGATCACGACGCTGGGCTCGGCCGTCGCGGCGCGGCACCGGGCGCAGACCGCGGCCGACCTGGGCGCGCTCGCCGGGGCCGAGGCACTACCCGCTGGCCCGGTGATCGCCTGCCAACGCGCCGTAGCCGCCGTCGCCGCCAACGGGGCCAGCGTCACCGACTGCCGCGTCGAGAACCTCGACGTCGTGCTGGGCGTGCAGACACCGGTGGGATTGGCGGTGGGAAACCTGACTACGGCTCGGGCGTCGGCTCGGGCGGGTCCGCCTCGTCGCACGGGGTCGCGTCACGCAGGGTGA
- a CDS encoding TadE family type IV pilus minor pilin has translation MEAALAIATLTVVAVLLLAGFSALSAQVRCVDAAREAARLVARGEPAARDASALDVARGIAPPGARIQIVRAPGDLIRVQVAVPAPLLPGITVTGNAVAVAEP, from the coding sequence GTGGAAGCCGCGCTGGCCATCGCCACCCTCACGGTGGTGGCCGTGCTGCTGCTGGCCGGGTTCTCGGCGCTGTCCGCGCAGGTGCGTTGCGTCGACGCCGCCCGCGAGGCCGCCCGCCTGGTCGCCCGCGGCGAACCCGCTGCCCGGGACGCCTCCGCCCTCGACGTCGCCCGGGGCATCGCGCCGCCCGGTGCCCGGATCCAGATCGTCAGGGCCCCAGGTGATCTCATCCGGGTACAGGTGGCGGTCCCGGCGCCGCTGCTGCCCGGGATCACGGTCACCGGCAACGCGGTCGCCGTCGCCGAACCGTGA
- a CDS encoding DUF4244 domain-containing protein codes for MVKTRLSQWIRSLAVDDDGMSTVEYAIGTVAAAAFGAILYTVVTGDSVVGALTNIIGRALSTRN; via the coding sequence ATCGTGAAAACCCGTTTATCCCAATGGATCCGGTCACTCGCAGTCGACGACGACGGGATGTCCACCGTGGAGTACGCGATCGGCACGGTCGCCGCGGCGGCGTTCGGGGCGATCCTCTACACGGTGGTGACCGGGGATTCGGTCGTCGGCGCGCTCACCAACATCATCGGCCGGGCACTGAGTACCCGGAACTGA
- a CDS encoding type II secretion system F family protein, with product MMLSAWALAAALLLTATPGRTRSRRAKGLGRPARPKKPDPLATAATLELFAVCLTAGLSVPAAAHAAASTAPPALARVLVHAADLLALGSDPDTAWALPRGTDPDAHTAALLRLARRSASSGTALAQSVCELADRVRDAARHDAAAAAQRAGVLIAGPLGLCFLPAFVCFGIVPVLAGLAGRILGSEMW from the coding sequence ATGATGCTGTCGGCCTGGGCATTGGCGGCCGCGCTGCTGCTGACCGCAACACCGGGCCGAACCCGCTCCCGGCGCGCGAAAGGACTCGGTCGCCCCGCGCGGCCGAAAAAGCCCGACCCGCTGGCGACGGCGGCAACCCTGGAACTTTTCGCGGTCTGCCTTACCGCCGGTCTGTCGGTGCCGGCCGCCGCGCATGCCGCGGCGAGCACGGCCCCGCCCGCGCTGGCGCGGGTACTGGTCCACGCCGCCGACCTGTTGGCGCTTGGATCCGATCCCGATACCGCCTGGGCGCTCCCGCGCGGAACCGATCCCGACGCGCACACCGCGGCACTGCTGCGGCTGGCGCGCCGGTCGGCCAGCTCGGGAACCGCACTGGCGCAATCGGTCTGCGAACTCGCCGACCGGGTCCGTGACGCCGCGCGCCACGACGCGGCGGCCGCCGCACAGCGGGCCGGGGTGCTGATCGCCGGGCCGTTGGGGCTGTGCTTCCTGCCGGCCTTCGTCTGCTTCGGCATCGTCCCGGTGCTCGCCGGGCTGGCCGGCCGGATCCTCGGATCGGAGATGTGGTGA
- a CDS encoding type II secretion system F family protein — translation MTGGQLLAPVLLATAVLVLPGPSSLRGHARRGFRRLPRATWLIAAVTAATAGLAAGATPATAGCALLLTAGLAVRRRARTRRRRVAEHRAALAVVLESMVAGLRIGAHPVQALESAAAEHDSTSAATLGAVAARARLGGDVPAALTAVADGSPIAEEWLRLASVWRMAAEHGVAIAALLSSAQHDIDERHRHGAAVDAELAGARASTAILAGLPALGILLGHGLGARPLAFLTGSGLGGWCLIAGGAFLTAGVLWAGAITDRVAP, via the coding sequence ATGACCGGCGGGCAGCTGCTGGCACCGGTCCTGCTGGCCACCGCCGTCCTCGTCCTGCCGGGCCCGTCCTCGCTCCGCGGTCACGCCAGGCGAGGGTTCCGGCGGCTGCCTCGCGCCACCTGGCTGATCGCCGCGGTCACGGCCGCGACGGCCGGCCTGGCCGCCGGGGCAACCCCCGCGACCGCCGGGTGCGCACTGCTGCTCACCGCAGGGCTCGCGGTACGCCGGCGAGCGCGGACCCGCCGGCGCCGGGTAGCCGAGCACCGCGCCGCGCTGGCGGTGGTCCTGGAATCGATGGTCGCCGGCCTGCGCATCGGCGCGCACCCGGTACAGGCCCTGGAATCCGCTGCCGCCGAGCATGATTCGACATCCGCGGCTACCCTGGGCGCGGTGGCGGCCAGAGCCCGCCTGGGCGGAGACGTGCCGGCGGCGCTGACGGCGGTCGCCGACGGCTCACCTATCGCCGAGGAATGGCTGCGACTGGCATCGGTCTGGCGGATGGCAGCCGAACACGGCGTGGCGATCGCCGCGCTGCTGAGTTCCGCTCAGCACGACATCGACGAGCGGCACCGCCACGGCGCGGCCGTCGACGCCGAACTCGCTGGCGCCCGGGCCAGCACCGCGATCCTCGCCGGACTCCCGGCACTGGGCATACTCCTCGGCCACGGGCTCGGCGCCCGACCCCTGGCGTTCCTGACCGGATCCGGACTCGGCGGCTGGTGCCTGATCGCCGGCGGTGCGTTCCTGACGGCCGGGGTGTTGTGGGCCGGGGCGATCACCGACCGGGTCGCGCCATGA
- a CDS encoding TadA family conjugal transfer-associated ATPase has product MTAPLIDRVRERLAAESTPLRPAVVAAAIRAEAGGVLGDTEVLAGLRMLATELTGAGLLEPLLAAPGTTDVLVTAPDSVWVDDGHGLRRADVRFADETAVRRLAQRLALAAGRRLDDAQPWVDGLLAGCGGRFDVRLHAVLPPVAAAGTTISLRVLRPSDQSLDALAAARSIAEPAVDLLREVVAARQAFLVCGGTGAGKTTLLAALLAEVPAAERIIVVEDAAELAPAHPHLVKLVARGANVEGAGLITVRQLVRQALRMRPDRIVVGEVRGPEVVDLLAALNTGHDGGAGTVHANSAAEVPARLEALAAPGGLDAAALHAQLAAAIRVLVHLDRDRAGHRRVGEIAVLAVDPDRRCRAVTAWSSEHGAGPGETMLRTLLNRGRP; this is encoded by the coding sequence ATGACCGCGCCGTTGATCGACCGCGTCCGGGAGCGGCTGGCCGCCGAGTCGACGCCGCTGCGGCCGGCCGTCGTCGCCGCGGCGATCCGGGCCGAAGCCGGCGGAGTCCTCGGCGACACCGAGGTGCTTGCCGGCCTGCGCATGCTGGCCACCGAACTCACCGGCGCCGGCCTGCTGGAACCGCTGCTGGCCGCGCCCGGTACCACCGACGTCCTGGTCACCGCGCCCGATTCGGTCTGGGTCGACGACGGCCACGGACTGCGTCGCGCCGATGTCCGATTCGCCGACGAGACCGCGGTCCGCCGACTGGCGCAACGCCTGGCGCTGGCCGCCGGACGCCGACTCGACGATGCCCAACCCTGGGTCGACGGACTGCTGGCCGGGTGCGGCGGCCGGTTCGACGTGCGGCTGCACGCCGTCCTCCCACCGGTCGCCGCGGCCGGGACCACGATCTCGCTGCGGGTGCTGCGGCCCAGTGACCAATCCCTGGACGCGTTGGCCGCCGCCAGGTCGATCGCCGAACCCGCCGTCGATCTACTGCGGGAGGTGGTGGCGGCCCGCCAGGCGTTTCTGGTCTGCGGCGGCACCGGCGCCGGCAAGACCACCCTGCTCGCCGCGCTGCTGGCCGAGGTGCCCGCGGCCGAGCGGATCATCGTGGTGGAGGACGCCGCCGAACTCGCCCCCGCCCACCCGCACCTGGTGAAACTGGTGGCCCGCGGCGCCAACGTGGAAGGCGCCGGCCTGATCACCGTCCGCCAGCTGGTCCGCCAGGCGCTGCGAATGCGCCCGGACCGCATCGTCGTCGGGGAGGTCCGCGGGCCCGAGGTCGTCGACCTGCTGGCCGCGCTGAACACCGGGCACGACGGCGGCGCGGGCACCGTGCACGCCAACAGCGCCGCCGAGGTGCCCGCGCGGTTGGAGGCGCTGGCCGCACCCGGCGGCCTGGACGCCGCGGCGCTGCACGCGCAGCTGGCCGCCGCCATCCGGGTGCTGGTCCACCTCGACCGGGACCGCGCCGGACACCGACGGGTCGGCGAGATCGCGGTACTGGCCGTCGATCCGGACCGGCGCTGTCGGGCGGTCACCGCCTGGAGCTCCGAACACGGCGCGGGCCCGGGCGAGACGATGCTGCGCACCCTGCTGAACCGGGGCCGGCCATGA
- the ssd gene encoding septum site-determining protein Ssd, giving the protein MNCGVLAVVSDPGLRDEIDRIVAAAGLRVIHQPATDAVDRKAWTAAAAVIVDAPAVAGLTERALPRRAGTFLVCGTEPDGPGYAAAVAVGAQLLVQLPASATTLLRALADAGRTPATSEGRVLTVLSAHGGAGGSVFAAALALRSGDALLVDLDPFGGGIDRMLGIRSPGPRWADIAVAHGGLDFPSLRQVLPRVGGVSVLASGPEAPGSAAVEAVLDAGRRGGTTVVCDAVRTPGPSDIAVAGADLAVLCAQATLRGAAAGAVTAGQLRRANPNAGLVVRGPAPGGLRAADIAGEVGLPLLGAMRPQPQLAEQLERGGLQLAGRSPLARGADRVLRTLARAVASGRVA; this is encoded by the coding sequence ATGAACTGCGGTGTGCTGGCGGTGGTCTCCGATCCCGGGCTGCGCGACGAGATCGACCGGATCGTCGCGGCCGCCGGCCTGCGGGTGATCCACCAGCCGGCGACGGATGCCGTCGACCGCAAGGCCTGGACGGCGGCGGCAGCGGTGATCGTCGATGCGCCCGCCGTCGCAGGGCTCACCGAACGCGCGCTGCCGCGCCGGGCCGGCACCTTCCTAGTGTGCGGCACCGAACCCGACGGTCCCGGGTACGCGGCTGCGGTCGCGGTCGGAGCGCAATTGCTGGTGCAACTCCCGGCCTCGGCCACCACACTGCTGCGCGCACTCGCCGACGCCGGCCGCACCCCCGCGACCTCGGAGGGCCGGGTGCTGACCGTGCTGTCCGCGCACGGCGGCGCGGGCGGTTCGGTGTTCGCAGCCGCGCTCGCACTGCGCAGCGGCGACGCCCTGCTGGTCGACCTCGACCCGTTCGGCGGCGGCATCGATCGCATGCTGGGCATCCGGAGCCCCGGGCCGCGGTGGGCCGACATCGCCGTCGCGCACGGCGGTCTGGACTTCCCGTCGCTGCGTCAGGTGCTGCCGCGGGTCGGCGGGGTCAGTGTGCTGGCATCCGGACCCGAAGCGCCCGGATCCGCTGCGGTGGAAGCGGTGCTCGACGCCGGGCGCCGGGGCGGTACCACCGTGGTGTGCGACGCGGTACGAACCCCGGGGCCCTCGGACATCGCGGTGGCCGGCGCGGACCTGGCGGTGCTGTGTGCGCAGGCCACCCTCCGGGGGGCGGCGGCCGGCGCGGTCACCGCCGGGCAACTGCGGCGCGCGAACCCGAACGCCGGGCTGGTGGTGCGCGGACCCGCACCCGGCGGACTGCGTGCCGCCGACATCGCCGGCGAAGTCGGCCTTCCGTTGCTCGGCGCCATGCGGCCGCAACCGCAACTGGCCGAACAACTCGAGCGCGGCGGACTGCAGCTGGCGGGGCGTAGCCCGCTGGCCCGCGGCGCCGACCGGGTACTGCGCACCCTGGCCCGCGCGGTGGCATCGGGGCGGGTGGCATGA